The following coding sequences lie in one Paenibacillus durus ATCC 35681 genomic window:
- a CDS encoding TVP38/TMEM64 family protein — MTDLVNAWIDGLLQVLGLSGPAILLVTIPLALLQSLFGFFPFVILIVLHVSVFDVIGGMLISWLVCNLGGLFIFYLSRRFLFHWFDRKWGRKLKRYDKWQRYLNRYGIWTLVLLRTIPIIPNNVINIMSAVSPLPLPAFIWGTALGNLSYIWLFGTISSSLIVPREEWGVYLTGYAMFIIVLLALFIWKHWGHLQEDKRERVI; from the coding sequence ATGACAGACTTGGTAAACGCCTGGATTGATGGGCTGCTGCAGGTGCTGGGCCTTAGCGGACCCGCAATACTCTTGGTTACGATCCCGCTCGCGCTTCTTCAGAGCCTGTTCGGATTTTTCCCATTCGTTATATTGATCGTGCTGCATGTCTCGGTATTCGATGTCATCGGCGGGATGCTGATCAGTTGGCTGGTCTGTAACCTGGGAGGGCTGTTCATATTTTATCTGTCCCGGAGATTTTTGTTTCACTGGTTTGACCGGAAATGGGGCAGAAAGCTGAAACGATATGACAAATGGCAGCGATATTTGAACCGTTACGGCATCTGGACGCTGGTGCTGCTCCGGACGATACCGATTATTCCCAATAATGTGATTAATATTATGTCCGCGGTGTCTCCTCTGCCCCTCCCGGCTTTTATCTGGGGAACGGCGCTTGGAAATCTGTCCTATATCTGGCTGTTCGGTACGATCAGTTCTTCGCTTATTGTTCCGAGAGAGGAATGGGGTGTTTATCTGACCGGTTACGCCATGTTCATCATCGTGCTGCTTGCTCTCTTCATCTGGAAGCATTGGGGCCATCTGCAGGAGGATAAGCGGGAGCGGGTGATTTGA
- a CDS encoding AraC family transcriptional regulator produces the protein MSERIYKQQDELAKLIERYSGRDGVHATAIPSLFFTRRSKVTGSNFGVYNPSFCIVVQGVKEVLLGQEHFIYSPTDYLVASVDLPVTGQVMEASSQVPYLSLKLEFSPGQILEILSDSEIRVDPKENTKRGMFVNRMELSLLDAVIRLVRLLDNPKDIPVLAPLITKEILYRVLQGQHGVMLEQIAIEGSSTKRIRDVIEHIMHNYDRSFRIEELSEIANMSVSSLHRHFKEVTAMSPIQFQKQLRLQEARRLLLSESTDAADVAFRVGYESPSQFSREYSRMFGFSPIQDIKRLREINV, from the coding sequence ATGTCTGAACGAATATATAAACAGCAGGATGAGCTTGCCAAACTCATTGAGCGCTATTCAGGCCGGGACGGTGTTCACGCGACTGCTATTCCGTCTTTATTTTTCACTCGTCGATCTAAGGTTACTGGATCAAATTTTGGAGTTTACAATCCTTCCTTTTGCATTGTCGTTCAGGGTGTGAAGGAGGTATTGCTGGGACAAGAGCACTTTATTTACAGTCCTACCGATTACCTTGTTGCATCCGTTGATTTGCCGGTTACCGGACAAGTCATGGAAGCCTCCTCCCAAGTTCCGTATTTGTCTCTCAAACTCGAATTTAGCCCGGGTCAAATCTTAGAAATTTTAAGTGATTCTGAAATTCGAGTTGACCCGAAAGAAAACACTAAGCGAGGTATGTTTGTCAACCGGATGGAATTATCTTTGTTGGATGCGGTAATCAGGCTAGTTCGTTTGCTAGACAATCCTAAGGATATCCCGGTACTTGCTCCCCTCATCACGAAGGAAATTCTCTATAGGGTTCTGCAAGGACAGCATGGGGTTATGCTGGAACAAATTGCAATAGAAGGAAGCAGCACCAAACGAATCAGAGACGTTATCGAACATATCATGCATAACTATGATAGGTCTTTTCGGATTGAGGAGCTTTCGGAAATAGCGAATATGAGTGTTTCTTCGCTTCATAGACACTTTAAAGAGGTAACCGCTATGAGCCCTATTCAGTTTCAAAAACAACTGAGGCTGCAGGAAGCACGGCGTCTGTTATTATCCGAGTCAACAGATGCTGCGGATGTCGCATTCCGGGTAGGCTATGAAAGTCCGTCGCAATTCAGCCGTGAATATTCCCGAATGTTTGGTTTTTCACCTATACAAGATATAAAGCGCCTGAGGGAAATAAACGTATGA